A region of Actinobacillus porcitonsillarum DNA encodes the following proteins:
- a CDS encoding transcriptional regulator — MNALEKLLIEEISLAEQERAEFEAKIKGLNQKILDYRTALNHARDSDFSLSKKSRNVRFQSSPRQLVAHILKKQPEKWFHTNEITLQALKLDNQPIDNGVPRLHLQTMHSTLNHLVKHSLVEKKVEGKTCYWRLKAM, encoded by the coding sequence ATGAATGCGTTAGAAAAGTTATTGATTGAAGAAATTTCCCTTGCAGAACAAGAAAGGGCTGAATTTGAAGCTAAGATAAAGGGGTTAAATCAGAAAATTTTAGACTATCGAACTGCGCTAAATCACGCAAGAGATTCAGATTTTTCATTAAGTAAGAAATCTCGCAATGTTCGTTTTCAGTCATCACCACGTCAATTAGTGGCGCATATCCTTAAAAAGCAACCTGAAAAATGGTTTCATACGAATGAAATTACCCTTCAAGCATTGAAATTAGATAACCAGCCTATTGATAACGGTGTGCCACGCTTACATTTACAAACAATGCATAGCACACTAAACCATCTTGTTAAACATTCATTGGTTGAGAAAAAGGTAGAAGGGAAAACGTGTTATTGGCGTTTGAAGGCAATGTAG
- a CDS encoding glycosyltransferase family 9 protein encodes MVKKIKQFLRNIRLAIGKQILDKKQPLVNVSFPPKKVLFLRHDGKIGDYIVSSFVFREIKKQSPDTEIAVVCSYKNAYLFEKNPYIDKCYFVKTKNIKDYIRCGRQLTKESFDFVIDPTTTLRNRDLLFLRLIKAKNYVGYKKENYALFNINIKAENNHFRDIYHEALIAIGFKNISTHYDIPSDQKSGEDIAQFLKIKQLEHYIAVNFFGAGSARRFNEKSMKALLDNLTSSNTMNIVLLAFPEVIDEMQMLAKQYKNVFVYEQTKTVFHTIELIKHSDMVISPDTSIVHIAAGFNKPIIAFYSQDEENFVHWHPYNQAETHVLRFYKSVNELDFAQIKPEWLQTT; translated from the coding sequence ATGGTAAAAAAAATCAAACAGTTTCTTAGAAATATTCGCTTAGCAATTGGCAAGCAAATTCTTGATAAAAAGCAACCGCTTGTAAATGTTTCATTTCCGCCTAAAAAAGTATTATTTCTTCGTCATGATGGAAAAATTGGAGACTATATTGTGAGTTCGTTTGTATTTAGAGAGATAAAAAAACAGTCTCCAGATACCGAAATTGCGGTGGTTTGTTCTTATAAAAATGCCTATCTTTTTGAGAAAAATCCTTATATTGATAAGTGCTATTTCGTTAAAACAAAAAACATTAAAGATTATATTCGATGTGGAAGACAGCTTACCAAAGAGTCTTTTGATTTTGTGATCGATCCTACAACAACTCTAAGAAATAGAGATTTACTCTTTTTACGTCTTATTAAAGCTAAAAATTATGTTGGCTATAAAAAAGAAAACTATGCCTTATTTAATATCAACATAAAAGCTGAAAATAACCATTTTAGGGATATTTATCACGAAGCGCTAATCGCTATTGGATTTAAAAATATTTCAACCCATTACGATATTCCATCTGATCAAAAAAGTGGTGAAGATATTGCGCAATTTTTAAAGATAAAACAACTGGAGCATTACATCGCCGTTAATTTTTTTGGTGCTGGTTCAGCAAGGCGTTTCAATGAAAAATCAATGAAAGCGTTGTTAGATAATCTAACAAGTAGTAATACGATGAATATCGTATTACTTGCGTTTCCGGAAGTCATAGACGAAATGCAAATGCTTGCAAAACAATATAAGAATGTTTTTGTCTATGAGCAAACAAAAACCGTTTTCCATACTATTGAGTTAATCAAACATTCAGATATGGTTATCTCGCCTGATACTTCTATTGTTCATATTGCAGCAGGCTTTAATAAGCCAATCATTGCTTTTTATAGTCAAGATGAGGAAAACTTTGTGCATTGGCACCCTTATAATCAAGCTGAAACGCATGTCCTTCGGTTTTATAAAAGCGTAAATGAATTGGATTTCGCTCAAATCAAACCAGAATGGTTACAAACAACATAA
- the ilvY gene encoding HTH-type transcriptional activator IlvY, whose product MDFQSLKLFLDLTQTRSFIRTAEKNYMSASTLTRHIQRVEEEIGQPLLMRDNRQVKLTEAGEKFLEFAKQSWADWQQLQSQLSPNKGELEGELRLFCSVTASYSHLPNILEKFRQRYPKVEIKLMTGDPAQAVHLVQSMQADISLAGKPDTLPNNINFQHIDDITLSLIVPRVACAATQLLQQDPIDWQNMPFILPVEGPARKRIDAWFKQQKIKEPKIYATVSGHEAIVPMVALGCGVALLPDVVIKHSPVANQVSYLTLPAPVLPFELGVCVQNKRLQEPIIHAFWSLLS is encoded by the coding sequence ATGGACTTCCAATCCCTCAAACTATTTTTAGATTTAACGCAAACTCGTAGCTTTATTCGCACTGCGGAAAAAAACTATATGAGTGCCTCAACGCTTACCCGACACATTCAGCGAGTGGAAGAAGAAATTGGGCAGCCATTGTTAATGCGAGATAATCGACAGGTTAAACTTACGGAAGCGGGCGAAAAATTCTTAGAATTTGCAAAACAAAGCTGGGCTGATTGGCAACAGTTGCAAAGCCAGCTTTCGCCTAATAAAGGAGAGCTTGAGGGAGAATTGAGACTATTTTGTTCGGTAACGGCATCTTATAGTCATTTGCCGAACATTTTAGAAAAATTTCGCCAACGTTACCCTAAGGTCGAAATTAAACTTATGACAGGAGATCCAGCTCAAGCGGTTCATTTAGTGCAATCAATGCAAGCGGATATTTCTCTTGCGGGCAAGCCCGATACTTTGCCAAATAACATTAATTTCCAACATATTGATGATATTACCTTATCGTTAATTGTGCCTCGGGTAGCTTGCGCTGCTACACAATTACTTCAGCAAGATCCAATAGATTGGCAAAATATGCCTTTTATTTTGCCCGTTGAAGGCCCTGCACGGAAGAGAATAGACGCGTGGTTTAAACAACAGAAAATTAAAGAGCCGAAAATTTACGCCACCGTATCAGGACACGAAGCTATTGTACCTATGGTTGCTTTAGGCTGTGGCGTAGCGCTTTTGCCTGATGTTGTTATAAAACATAGCCCTGTAGCAAATCAAGTCTCTTATTTAACCTTACCTGCGCCGGTTCTACCCTTTGAATTAGGCGTTTGTGTCCAAAATAAACGATTGCAAGAGCCTATTATTCATGCGTTTTGGTCGTTGCTTTCTTAG